One Nyctibius grandis isolate bNycGra1 chromosome 17, bNycGra1.pri, whole genome shotgun sequence genomic window carries:
- the LOC137671200 gene encoding arylacetamide deacetylase-like 4, giving the protein MAVVYTLLVLFLAVFVAGFILLVMGAINFDISNSEIPPGVNQPVKLRIIHIILISRAVVGKILENIGICSQVSFVRYMQGRKTLGVDPKLFIKDLWFEKVPVRIYQPKVPSASQRRGVMFFHGGGWVSGSLETHEKLCRSIARGSESVVVSVGYRLAPEHKYPAAYEDCLNATIHFMKNIEDYGVDPARIIVCGDSAGGNLAAAVSQTLAGRSDLPKLRAQILIYPGLQALDFNLPSYQQNQRVPLLFRERAAFYVLQYLNGDASNLEEVLEGSHISIDIKLNYRKWVSPDNIPEEFKVRGYQPHVLLDCTTEVYETVKRFCEPSLCPLLAEDAIVHQLPESFILTCEYDVLRDDGLLYKKRLEDNGVRVTWYHLEDGFHGIINSFTSDWLSFSSGKRGLDNIVNFLKSL; this is encoded by the exons ATGGCAGTTGTGTACACACTGCTGGTGTTATTCTTAGCCGTTTTTGTTGCTGGATTTATATTGTTGGTCATGGGGGCAATTAATTTTGATATCTCCAACTCAGAAATTCCTCCTGGAGTGAATCAGCCTGTAAAGCTCCGAATCAttcatataattttaataaGCAGAGCTGTGGTG GGAaagattttggaaaatattgGCATCTGCAGTCAGGTTAGCTTTGTCCGGTACATGCAAGGTAGAAAGACTCTAGGAGTGGACCCAAAGCTCTTCATCAAGGACCTGTGGTTTGAGAAAGTGCCTGTAAGGATTTATCAGCCTAAGGTTCCATCTGCCAGCCAAAGGAGAGGAGTTATGTTTTTCCATGGAGGAGGATGGGTATCTGGAAGTCTTG AGACCCATGAAAAGCTATGCCGGTCTATTGCCAGAGGAAGTGAATCAGTGGTTGTATCTGTTGG GTATCGTTTAGCTCCTGAACACAAATACCCTGCTGCGTATGAAGACTGTCTGAATGCCACCATACACTTTATGAAGAATATAGAGGACTATGGTGTGGATCCTGCCCGTATAATTGTCTGTGGGGACAGTGCTGGGGGCAATCTAGCAGCTGCTGTTAGCCAGACCCTTGCAGGTAGATCAGACCTCCCCAAACTACGTGCTCAGATCTTGATCTACCCAGGCCTCCAGGCACTGGACTTCAATTTACCATCTTATCAGCAGAATCAGAGAGTCCCTCTCTTATTCCGAGAACGTGCCGCTTTCTACGTGTTACAGTATCTAAACGGGGATGCATCAAATCTAGAAGAGGTCTTGGAGGGTTCCCATATTTCTATagatattaaattaaattataggAAGTGGGTGAGTCCAGATAACATCCCCGAAGAATTTAAGGTCAGAGGCTATCAACCACATGTGCTACTTGACTGTACAACCGAAGTTTATGAGACAGTGAAAAGATTCTGTGAGCCCAGCCTGTGTCCGCTGTTAGCTGAAGATGCAATTGTTCACCAGCTGCCCGAGTCTTTCATCCTGACTTGTGAGTATGATGTGCTGAGGGACGACGGCTTGCTTTACAAGAAGAGACTGGAGGACAACGGTGTTCGAGTGACCTGGTACCATCTCGAGGATGGATTCCATGGAATCATAAATTCATTTACTAGCGACTGGTTGTCATTTTCATCTGGAAAAAGGGGTCTTGACAATATAGTGAACTTTCTAAAAAGCTTatag